One Chanodichthys erythropterus isolate Z2021 chromosome 22, ASM2448905v1, whole genome shotgun sequence DNA window includes the following coding sequences:
- the ccdc92bb gene encoding coiled-coil domain-containing 92B isoform X1: MDRSTLAQQVESVERNVAFLQQEHRILLTGLRLEIRNLKKRCNELSCDLSERPPVRSREDIELEEELLQARLLETEQHLAEQESAMVELRAELRKKGALASALQVRLRDEERRFLDELKRRSHKITTLSRDLRKQTDVAAQLSFQLHSAHFRLYHQTEDYEEDDEEEDDEGSAVQESEWTANSPWTSPVMAESTRQSRASGRMRRSERARECVPRERVLGPEEPRSMPDPALFLYPFRHRLLPLHRSLGSHWSEGGLSRMSEARIGRFRDRPLREDIGPETTEL; this comes from the exons ATGGATAGATCCACACTTGCCCAACAGGTGGAGAGTGTTGAGCGTAATGTAGCATTTTTGCAGCAGGAACATCGGATCCTCCTGACCGGTCTACGGCTAGAGATACGAAACCTGAAGAAACGATGCAATG AGCTGAGTTGTGATCTAAGTGAAAGACCACCAGTAAGAAGTCGAGAAG ATATAGAGTTGGAGGAAGAGCTGCTGCAGGCACGATTGCTGGAGACAGAGCAGCATTTGGCTGAGCAGGAAAGTGCAATGGTGGAGCTGCGGGCAGAGCTACGGAAAAAAGGGGCACTTGCAAGTGCACTGCAGGTTCGACTTCGAGATGAAGAGCGGCGGTTCCTGGATGAGCTTAAACGGCGCAGTCATAAGATCACAACGCTGAGTCGTGACCTCCGCAAGCAGACTGATGTGGCCGCTCAACTCTCTTTCCAACTCCATTCAGCACACTTTCGATTGTATCACCAGACGGAAGACTATGAGGAAGATGACGAAGAAGAAGATGATGAAGGAAGTGCCGTGCAG GAATCAGAATGGACTGCAAATTCTCCGTGGACATCTCCAGTGATGGCAGAAAGCACACGTCAAAGCCGAGCTTCAGGAAGGATGCGGAGATcggagagagcgagagagtgCGTGCCCCGCGAAAGGGTGCTTGGGCCCGAGGAGCCCCGCTCTATGCCTGACCCCGCCCTTTTCCTTTATCCTTTCAGACATAGGCTCCTCCCCTTGCACAGATCACTTGGAAGTCACTGGAGTGAAGGCGGCCTTTCAAGAATGTCAGAAGCCCGAATAGGTAGATTCAGGGACCGACCACTGAGAGAAGACATTGGACCAGAGACAACAGAGTTATAG
- the ccdc92bb gene encoding coiled-coil domain-containing 92B isoform X2, with protein MFPKLCVVIDIELEEELLQARLLETEQHLAEQESAMVELRAELRKKGALASALQVRLRDEERRFLDELKRRSHKITTLSRDLRKQTDVAAQLSFQLHSAHFRLYHQTEDYEEDDEEEDDEGSAVQESEWTANSPWTSPVMAESTRQSRASGRMRRSERARECVPRERVLGPEEPRSMPDPALFLYPFRHRLLPLHRSLGSHWSEGGLSRMSEARIGRFRDRPLREDIGPETTEL; from the exons atgttccCTAAACTATGTGTTGTTATAGATATAGAGTTGGAGGAAGAGCTGCTGCAGGCACGATTGCTGGAGACAGAGCAGCATTTGGCTGAGCAGGAAAGTGCAATGGTGGAGCTGCGGGCAGAGCTACGGAAAAAAGGGGCACTTGCAAGTGCACTGCAGGTTCGACTTCGAGATGAAGAGCGGCGGTTCCTGGATGAGCTTAAACGGCGCAGTCATAAGATCACAACGCTGAGTCGTGACCTCCGCAAGCAGACTGATGTGGCCGCTCAACTCTCTTTCCAACTCCATTCAGCACACTTTCGATTGTATCACCAGACGGAAGACTATGAGGAAGATGACGAAGAAGAAGATGATGAAGGAAGTGCCGTGCAG GAATCAGAATGGACTGCAAATTCTCCGTGGACATCTCCAGTGATGGCAGAAAGCACACGTCAAAGCCGAGCTTCAGGAAGGATGCGGAGATcggagagagcgagagagtgCGTGCCCCGCGAAAGGGTGCTTGGGCCCGAGGAGCCCCGCTCTATGCCTGACCCCGCCCTTTTCCTTTATCCTTTCAGACATAGGCTCCTCCCCTTGCACAGATCACTTGGAAGTCACTGGAGTGAAGGCGGCCTTTCAAGAATGTCAGAAGCCCGAATAGGTAGATTCAGGGACCGACCACTGAGAGAAGACATTGGACCAGAGACAACAGAGTTATAG